The following are from one region of the Pseudomonas putida genome:
- a CDS encoding Clp protease ClpP → MQTLQKIPLIQPRAAISQANKPEESWYAIRAAARGVAEIMLYDDIGAWGISARQFARDLAALGDVSQINLRIHSAGGDVMDGIAMYNILRGHSARVEVYIDGMAASMASVVAMAGDVVYMPENSSMMVHKPWGGQVGDADDMREYADLLDKFEGTLIRAYALKTGKSEEEIAALLKKTTWMDGNEAVAAGFADQVLEPLKAAAQLSSKRLEEYTSMPNAMRTLMNPRASIPSPTPTPTPDPVAPVITDEMRAQVLAADTARRTAIAAAFGGFAAGHAELLRTCQDDPQCTEAVAREKLLAALGDGSAPVSVPTARHPGHVTNGNIVGDSVRASISARVGQSDMEAGNPYNYMRLHELARASLEGRGISCSDSNPMVMVGMAFTHTSSDFGNILLDIANKSVLKGWEDAPETFELWTKKGQLSDFKPSTRVGLGSFSSLREVRPGAEYQYVSVGDRGEQIVLGTYGEIFTITRQAIINDDLSLLTDIPRLMGRAAKGTIGDLVYAVLTGNPQLRDGKTLFHADRNNLLKGSASALSVASLSAAKTAMRTQKGQVENGKPRTLNIRPEFVLVPVALEDTARQIIASESVQGANINAGIKNPIKDFAQVIGEPRLDDVSAIEWYMAAGQGNDTVEVAYLNGVDVPYIEQQGGFTIDGVATKVRIDAGVSPLDSRGLGKSLGK, encoded by the coding sequence ATGCAGACACTGCAAAAAATCCCGCTGATCCAGCCACGGGCGGCAATCAGCCAGGCAAATAAGCCCGAGGAAAGCTGGTACGCCATCCGCGCCGCAGCGCGCGGCGTGGCGGAAATCATGCTTTACGACGATATCGGCGCTTGGGGTATCTCGGCCCGCCAGTTTGCCCGCGACCTCGCGGCGCTTGGCGATGTGTCACAGATCAATCTACGCATCCACTCCGCCGGCGGCGACGTCATGGACGGCATTGCGATGTACAACATTTTGCGCGGGCACTCGGCCCGCGTTGAGGTGTACATCGACGGCATGGCCGCTTCCATGGCCAGCGTGGTAGCGATGGCGGGCGATGTGGTCTACATGCCGGAGAACTCCAGCATGATGGTGCACAAGCCTTGGGGCGGTCAGGTCGGCGATGCGGACGACATGCGCGAGTACGCTGACTTGCTCGACAAGTTCGAGGGGACGCTGATCAGGGCTTACGCGCTCAAGACGGGTAAGAGCGAAGAAGAAATCGCTGCGCTGCTCAAAAAAACCACCTGGATGGACGGCAACGAGGCGGTGGCGGCCGGTTTCGCGGACCAGGTGCTGGAACCGCTTAAGGCCGCCGCTCAACTCAGTTCGAAACGTTTAGAGGAATACACCAGCATGCCAAATGCAATGCGCACCCTGATGAACCCGCGGGCCTCGATTCCCAGCCCAACCCCCACTCCGACACCCGACCCAGTCGCGCCGGTGATCACTGACGAGATGCGCGCCCAGGTACTGGCCGCCGATACTGCCCGCCGCACTGCTATTGCGGCAGCGTTTGGTGGCTTCGCGGCAGGCCATGCTGAGCTGCTGCGCACCTGCCAAGATGACCCGCAATGCACCGAGGCAGTGGCTCGTGAGAAGCTGCTGGCAGCTTTGGGCGATGGCTCGGCACCGGTGAGTGTGCCGACCGCTCGTCATCCTGGCCATGTCACTAACGGCAACATCGTTGGCGATTCGGTGCGTGCCTCGATCTCGGCGCGAGTGGGGCAGTCGGACATGGAAGCCGGCAACCCGTACAACTACATGCGACTGCATGAACTGGCCCGCGCCTCCCTGGAGGGACGCGGTATCAGCTGCTCGGATAGCAACCCGATGGTAATGGTTGGCATGGCCTTTACCCACACCTCCAGCGATTTCGGCAACATCTTGCTGGATATCGCTAACAAGTCGGTGCTCAAGGGCTGGGAAGACGCCCCGGAGACATTCGAATTGTGGACCAAGAAAGGCCAGCTGAGCGACTTCAAGCCGTCGACCCGTGTCGGCCTGGGCTCCTTCAGCAGCCTGCGTGAGGTTCGCCCTGGTGCTGAATATCAGTACGTTTCCGTTGGTGATCGCGGCGAGCAGATCGTGCTGGGCACCTATGGCGAGATTTTCACCATCACCCGTCAGGCCATCATCAACGACGACCTGTCGCTGCTGACTGACATTCCGCGACTGATGGGGCGCGCTGCCAAGGGCACTATCGGCGACCTGGTCTATGCGGTATTGACCGGTAACCCGCAACTGCGTGATGGCAAAACCCTGTTCCATGCGGACCGTAACAACCTGCTCAAGGGTTCCGCTTCGGCCTTGTCTGTCGCTTCGCTGAGCGCGGCCAAGACGGCCATGCGCACGCAAAAGGGCCAGGTCGAGAACGGCAAGCCGCGCACCCTGAACATTCGCCCGGAATTCGTGTTGGTGCCGGTCGCGCTGGAGGATACCGCTCGCCAGATCATCGCGTCGGAGTCGGTACAGGGGGCAAACATCAACGCCGGAATCAAGAACCCGATCAAGGACTTTGCCCAGGTCATCGGCGAGCCCCGTCTGGATGATGTTTCGGCTATCGAGTGGTACATGGCGGCGGGCCAAGGTAACGACACCGTCGAAGTGGCTTACCTGAATGGCGTAGATGTACCGTATATCGAGCAACAAGGCGGTTTCACCATCGACGGTGTGGCCACCAAGGTGCGCATCGACGCCGGCGTCTCGCCGCTCGACTCGCGCGGCCTGGGCAAGTCCCTCGGCAAGTAG
- a CDS encoding phage portal protein, with protein MNVIDRMLRPLFPGLVAKRLGAQHVIQAYEAADITRTHKAKGQARSADASLQKDARSMRAQCRKLDEDHDLVIGLLDRLEERVVGGPGIGVEPLPLDYAGAVHVDFAAAIKAAWAEWSLKPEVSGELTRPQVERLICRTWLRDGEALAQMLKGRVSGYDYQGGVPFALELLEPDYLPWEYNDLSKGIVQGVQRNAWRRVQAYYFYKRHPGDLLVHGLAENTKPVPADRVIHIAHRKRIGQNRGVPLLHGVITRLADIKDYEESERVAARISAALAMYIKKGSQDDYQVKPDGKERTIPIQSGMVYDGLNPGEEVGMIESNRPNPFLEPFRNGQLKAVAAGTRGTFSSVARSYDGTYSSQRQELVEGQQGYDLLQHEFIDYWSRPVYRNWLQMAILSGRLVVPPTVDPSTVYSAVYQGPVMPWINPVHEATAWNLLVDAGFADEAEVARSRGRNPAELKKSRIAEILVNRANGLVFGSDAYHKFYGNKGNADTAKNPADPATGGNQPGK; from the coding sequence GTGAATGTGATTGACCGGATGCTCAGGCCTCTGTTTCCCGGCCTGGTGGCCAAGCGCTTGGGGGCACAGCATGTCATCCAGGCCTATGAGGCGGCCGATATCACCCGAACCCACAAGGCCAAGGGGCAGGCCCGCAGTGCTGATGCTTCGCTGCAGAAAGACGCGCGCTCGATGCGCGCCCAGTGCCGCAAGCTGGACGAAGACCATGATCTGGTTATCGGGTTGCTGGATCGTCTGGAGGAGCGTGTGGTTGGCGGCCCAGGAATCGGGGTTGAGCCGCTGCCGCTGGACTACGCTGGCGCGGTGCATGTCGACTTCGCGGCTGCGATCAAAGCCGCGTGGGCCGAATGGTCGCTAAAGCCGGAGGTATCCGGCGAGCTGACTCGGCCGCAGGTCGAGCGCCTGATTTGTCGGACCTGGCTGCGTGATGGCGAGGCCTTGGCGCAGATGCTGAAAGGGCGCGTGTCTGGCTATGACTACCAAGGTGGCGTGCCCTTTGCCCTGGAGCTGCTGGAACCGGACTATTTGCCCTGGGAGTACAACGACCTTTCAAAAGGCATCGTCCAGGGCGTGCAGCGCAACGCATGGCGGAGAGTCCAGGCGTATTACTTTTACAAGCGTCACCCCGGCGACCTGCTAGTCCATGGTTTGGCGGAAAACACCAAGCCCGTGCCGGCGGATCGTGTGATTCACATTGCCCACCGCAAGCGGATAGGACAAAACCGGGGCGTGCCTCTGCTGCATGGCGTCATTACCCGGCTCGCGGATATCAAGGATTACGAGGAAAGCGAGCGTGTGGCAGCGCGGATTAGTGCTGCGCTGGCGATGTACATCAAGAAGGGCTCGCAAGATGACTATCAGGTCAAGCCTGACGGGAAGGAGCGAACCATTCCGATTCAGTCAGGCATGGTTTACGACGGCCTGAACCCCGGCGAAGAAGTCGGGATGATCGAGAGCAACCGGCCGAACCCGTTCCTTGAGCCGTTCCGTAATGGTCAACTCAAGGCCGTGGCGGCCGGTACGCGCGGCACCTTTTCTAGTGTGGCGCGCAGCTACGACGGCACCTATTCGTCGCAACGCCAGGAGCTGGTCGAAGGGCAGCAAGGCTACGACCTGCTGCAGCACGAATTTATCGACTACTGGTCCCGCCCGGTGTACCGCAACTGGCTGCAGATGGCGATTCTGAGCGGCCGCTTGGTGGTCCCGCCCACGGTCGATCCCAGCACCGTCTACTCGGCGGTTTATCAGGGGCCAGTCATGCCGTGGATCAACCCGGTTCATGAGGCTACAGCCTGGAACCTGCTAGTGGATGCCGGCTTCGCCGATGAGGCCGAGGTGGCGCGCTCGCGGGGGCGTAACCCTGCGGAACTCAAGAAATCCCGCATTGCGGAAATCTTGGTCAACCGGGCGAACGGGCTGGTATTCGGCTCGGACGCCTATCACAAGTTCTACGGGAACAAAGGCAATGCAGACACTGCAAAAAATCCCGCTGATCCAGCCACGGGCGGCAATCAGCCAGGCAAATAA
- a CDS encoding primosomal replication protein PriB/PriC domain protein: MAVDPQRMVDLYVQAEIDVLAGKDVTLGGRRVTMEDLSKIIAGRKEWESRLRSARGSQGFALADLR, translated from the coding sequence ATGGCTGTAGACCCTCAACGGATGGTCGACCTGTACGTGCAGGCCGAAATTGATGTGCTGGCTGGCAAAGATGTAACGCTGGGCGGGCGCCGGGTGACGATGGAGGATCTTTCCAAAATCATCGCCGGGCGTAAGGAGTGGGAAAGCCGCCTGAGAAGCGCGAGGGGGAGCCAGGGGTTTGCCTTGGCTGACCTGCGGTGA